A section of the Anabaena cylindrica PCC 7122 genome encodes:
- the hpsE gene encoding hormogonium polysaccharide biosynthesis glycosyltransferase HpsE codes for MVDFTVAICTYNGENRILDVLEKLRSQVGTEEISWEILIIDNNSTDNTAEVVQQQLSNWSEIYPLKYCFEAKQGLAFARRCAIRAAKSDLIGFLDDDNLPYSNWVAEAYKFGQTHENAGAYGGQIHGKFEVEPPPGFERIARFFAIIKGNQTYCYNEKYQSTKKRMFPPGAGIVIRKKAWLESIPEHPLLPQTNEDLEMLNYIWQKNWQLWFNPEMQLDHLIPKSRFEKEYLRNFFHQNGICRYYYRMLNYQPWQRPIISSIYMISDFSKAIGFYIKNRNSLKTDIVAIVEMELLISIALSPFYHWQQSVKQ; via the coding sequence ATGGTTGATTTTACAGTGGCTATCTGTACCTATAACGGAGAAAATCGCATATTAGATGTTCTAGAGAAATTGCGATCGCAAGTTGGGACAGAGGAAATTTCCTGGGAAATACTGATTATTGACAACAATAGCACTGATAACACAGCCGAAGTAGTACAACAGCAACTATCTAATTGGAGTGAAATTTATCCTCTTAAATATTGCTTTGAAGCTAAACAAGGACTCGCTTTTGCTCGAAGATGTGCTATTCGAGCAGCGAAAAGTGATTTAATCGGATTTCTGGATGATGACAATTTACCCTATTCTAACTGGGTAGCAGAGGCTTATAAATTTGGTCAAACTCATGAAAATGCTGGTGCTTATGGGGGACAAATTCATGGGAAATTTGAAGTTGAACCTCCTCCGGGATTTGAAAGAATAGCTCGCTTTTTCGCAATTATAAAAGGCAATCAAACTTATTGCTATAACGAAAAATATCAATCAACTAAAAAAAGAATGTTTCCTCCAGGTGCAGGAATAGTCATTCGTAAAAAAGCCTGGTTAGAAAGTATTCCTGAACATCCTTTGTTGCCACAAACAAATGAAGATTTGGAGATGTTAAATTATATTTGGCAAAAAAATTGGCAGCTATGGTTCAATCCTGAAATGCAATTAGATCATTTGATTCCTAAATCAAGATTTGAGAAGGAATATTTAAGAAACTTTTTCCATCAAAATGGGATATGTCGATATTATTATAGAATGCTGAATTATCAACCTTGGCAAAGACCAATAATAAGTTCAATATACATGATTAGTGATTTCAGTAAAGCAATTGGTTTTTATATTAAAAACAGAAATTCCTTAAAAACAGATATCGTGGCAATTGTAGAAATGGAACTGCTTATAAGTATTGCTCTGAGTCCCTTTTATCATTGGCAACAATCAGTTAAACAATAG